aaagaaaagatGCGAAgagaaagaaaataaaataatatcacAAAATAAAGAGTTGGAAGATATGAAAAGAATGagaaatgatgataaagaTAAAGAAGGTCAAAAAAGTGTAAAAGACACATTTTTCTCTCgacttttaaaaaaatataaaaaaagtagtaGCAATGGGGATAGTAACAATGAGGACAGTAGCGGAagcgaaaataaaataacaaacAAAATAGCGGAGTACGAAAATATggatgaagaagaaaagGGTGAGTATGgcaatttgtattattctCATATTGAAagtgttataaaaaatgacaatttagaaaaagaaTACGATAAAATGATTATAGATTTTAATTCAAGGAtcgaaaattttaataaaaaggtagattattttgatgagaaaataaaatattataaaaatatatgtacaaattatgaaaaaaaaaatatacatataaataattgtgTTGATCAATTGGAAGAACTTATAATAGATGCAGATGAAAAGTTAGACAACacagatataaaaatagatatacaaaataaaatagaaaatttaaaaaatatcttaaaagaattaaaagaaaattataaagttGAAATGATTGAAACAGATAGTATGTTATTTGatgaaattttaaaagaaaaaaatattttattaaaaaaaattaataattataaaataaacaatattgataatgaaaaaagcgaagaattaaaaaaatatatgaaagacatgaattttaaaacgattaatgatttatttatttttcatataaattctACAGAAGAATTAAATTTACTTAAAGACCAGCTTAATAAAGTAATGGATGAGTGTTCAGGAAAAGATAAAGAACTAACTATATTAAACGAAAATTGTAAATCCTTATTATTGGAAGTAGATAACCTAAAAtctattttaaatgatttattttcttacaaagaaaataaacCTGATACGATAAGCATACCAGGAAGTGTGTACAGCCGAAATGCATCTAACAGTGTGAATAATATTGCCCAAAACAAAactgaaataaaaaataaagacgATTTAACAAATTTAGAAATACCAATAGATAATACTTCAGATATTctttcaaatataaatagtgAAATGTTAGAAAGTAGCAATTTCCCATTAACTTCAAACGATACCAGCATTccaaaggaaaataaaaaaagtccTTATAAACCCAAAAGACAAAGAACACCCAAAAGAGCCAGCAATCCACCAATTTCGGAAGGAGCCAGTGAAAATTCTCCGAGGCGATACCAACTAAGAAGATCGACCAGGAAGAAGTAAACTGCCTTATCTTTTCAAGCCAAGGAATTgtcaaaatgaaaaatatattataaatgttCTGCTTCCTATGAATATGTTGTGCATACcattatttatcattttattttgtcgAATTTTGTGTTtcctatttatatatgcatatgtatgttgcttccttttttaattccttttttaaatttggtAGTTACTCCATGCATTACAACTTTTGTGAAAATTGGAAAACttgtgaaaaattaaacatatgaaaatttCGAAACTGGTTTAGGGGCAGCTAAGATTGTCTTTTACATCCCAgttttgtaaataaaaaatggtttTTTTAAGCTTGCTGTAGTTGTTTAGAAGGTACTATATACTTCataatttgttaatttcatattttttaattattgaTTGATTACCAAATAGTTATTCAAATTAAAGATGTGGAAAATTGGGGGGCACCATTTAAAGGGGTgcgaaaaaataagtagcaaaaataaaaaagttgtGAAAAAggcaaaaataaaacaatgcTAAATAGGAAGTATTATTGATTATACGTTAAAAAATGCCATATAAATCATTATAGGGAaacacataaaaaaattatcaaggGATCCTCCATATAATTCCAAAAGAGTTAGTGTTACACTTAAAATTAAAGCATGAATGTAGTTTTTCACATAAAATAGGGATATTAGAGAAACGATAAAACATGCTAGCGTCCCATGCAGCTGCAGAAAAACGTTAAGAAAAAAGTTAAGAGAGATATGTACGTGCTGTAGTAATACTAAGCATGCTTATGTATTCAGGTACGATTTTCGTTGACTTTTCTTACCGtcttatttttgtatatcttGCTCTTTGGAAAATGGCGACCCGCAATAGCTGCTATAGGATcagcaaaaaatatgggTGTCAAAACGTACAAGGGtaatttgaaaaagaaaaataatgccACAATCgtgttataaataattatccCCTTGTCGCGGTACTCTCCAAATCTGCAAAGTGAATAGAAACGATTGGAAAGAGTGAAAACAAATTTGGATGTCGAAAATGGTTAAGCAAATTTGGAAAGTGTGAAGGACAAAACTGGCATACCTAAACGGGTAAAAGAAAGATCTCAGTATCGAAACAACTGCAACgaagtatataaaatagacACTATAGTCTGttccattttttgataaactCTGTGATTCATTCCATCGTTCATTTACAATTATATcgaatattaaaataagtaTACCACAAATCATATGAGTTAACTTTCTGTAAATCAAAagaaatgtaaaaaatgttaatacTTGATGATGTTCATTCTctgattatataattacatGCAGGCATATAGAAACTTCAATAtgatgtatatttattctatTCTTATATTGTATTAACCTTGCATAGAACTTGGGAATTTGGGGACATACATCTAATATAGTTACAACTACAACTataatcaaaaatataataaaaggaTACATTTTGactttattataaaaaaaaaaaaatattatccccaaaaaatatatatcatttgagctataaaaatagaatattatatttttttataattaaaaatcatttttgttttaaaaaataaatttaaatacaaaCAACTGAtgtttcatataatattatataggaacataaacaaaatgaaaatttcaaaaaagaaatgaaatataacaaagataataattggggcaaattattttaaatttattatatttataattaaaatcaaataaaaatataatatcatattattatgtcaatttttaaaataatacacagaaaatatatattctcaTTATTCAatccataaaatattataggAACACATACGAGCCCACCTTTCTGtacttataaatattttacatgtcaagatgtaataaaatagaaatattataatgcatacaatcatatttatttttgataaatattcaacttttatactattataatatataatacaattttatccATACTTTTtctgaaataaaatttttttttttttttttcttttctatGATGTGGGGAATGGATATAGAATATATGGATGCCTCTTTTTGccatattttaaagaacATAACTTTTTAATGTCATATTAAGATATGCTAACTCGAttacatatgtatgtatatgtacGTATGCGGGTTTGTttgcaatatatatatgaactaaacctttttaatatttataaatatgagcGATAATTCACAATCGCAAAATGAAGAAGACGAACAAAATTactatcatatattttatgaaaacaaCTTagtaaatgatataaactATTTTGATGACTCATTACCAcacattaatttttatctaaAATTTCAAAACAAACGATTTTTAGAATCCTTTTTTGATgatgtaaaaaatgataatgaaatatttccaCCTAATGTTGAACCACCTGATGATGATGTACAATTGTGTGAAGttcaaaatgaagaaaataaaataaaagaaattcgaaaaagtaaaaatagtGAACTATTAACAGATGGAGGGTTCTATATTGATAACGATTCAGAAATTGAATgctattatgaaaatataaaaaaaaatgataatgatataacaaatttaattacAAACATTAGGGGGGAGAAAAATGTTATCGACTATTCATATTTAGAAAGAAATCATGagtttacaaaaaaagcaaatatgatttttcaaaaaaataaagagaaatttatatttagtaTTGAAAGAGGTAATATTAATTGTAGTTGTAATAAAGGAAATGATTGTTTAGATTGTCGACCTATTTGTGATGACAATAGTGAAATAATTCTTAaagaaatatgttttttatgtaacaaaaaaaagaaagttAATAAAACCCTGAGtagtattaaaatttatgtatgtTATGATTGTAAATCTACGGATAGTAATTTTCGAATGATATCATTAaccaaattaataaataaatattctatAAGCACCAATGATTTGATAAAACATGAAAAGGAGTTGGCACTTTTGTCAACTAAAAATCCACGAggttattcaaaaaatatgaaattatattttttatttcaaataaaagaaatagcTATTAGGAAATATGGATCATTACACAAAGTAAaatctttatataattcaaaaattttaaacttaaaaaatgttaataataataataaagacaATTGCCTAAAAACAggcaaagaaaaaaaaaaaaaaaaaaaaaatattcataagtataaaaagccaaaaacaatatatagtaatgatcatattaaaaatatggaaaaaaataaaattatctGTGAAGATAATAACCATGAATTTGATAATCcaatttgtataaatactgatgataatatatatattaaaaaatgtattaaatgCCAGTATGAACTTGAATTTATCGATTTTTGAGAAACCGgaattttgttatatatcCTTATACTCTATCCGATTTTAACTCAATACTCTgttcttttttgttttttttttttgttttttcaaaatttatacaCATTAAacgtattttatttttttcgacatatatattatgttctTTATATCACttgtttaaaataaattatatatacaaataaataataaataaaaacatttttcgATTTACttcttcgtttttttgtctattgccataatataataaaaaggacGGGAAAAAGTATGAGCATATTTGCTTCCGCCATTCCCAT
This Plasmodium chabaudi chabaudi strain AS genome assembly, chromosome: 12 DNA region includes the following protein-coding sequences:
- a CDS encoding conserved protein, unknown function (term=annotation;date=20180918;qualifier=removed_product=conserved Plasmodium protein, unknown function;qualifier=added_product=conserved protein, unknown function;curatorName=ucb@sanger.ac.uk;~;query 22-33; ~;query 84-94; ~;query 161-172; ~;query 4-21; ~;query 34-51; ~;query 66-83; ~;query 95-117; ~;query 142-160; ~;query 173-195; ~;query 1-3; ~;query 52-65; ~;query 118-141; ~;query 196-201; ~;query 180-180;GPI_cleavage_site_score=0.48000002;~tmhmm; query 1-202), which translates into the protein MYPFIIFLIIVVVVTILDVCPQIPKFYARKLTHMICGILILIFDIIVNERWNESQSLSKNGTDYSVYFIYFVAVVSILRSFFYPFRFGEYRDKGIIIYNTIVALFFFFKLPLYVLTPIFFADPIAAIAGRHFPKSKIYKNKTLHGTLACFIVSLISLFYVKNYIHALILSVTLTLLELYGGSLDNFFMCFPIMIYMAFFNV
- a CDS encoding DNA repair protein RAD14, putative (term=annotation;date=20140502;qualifier=removed_product=conserved Plasmodium protein, unknown function;qualifier=added_product=dna repair protein, putative;curatorName=ucb@sanger.ac.uk;~term=annotation;date=20150311;qualifier=removed_product=DNA repair protein, putative;qualifier=added_product=dna repair protein rad14, putative;qualifier=added_gene_name=rad14;qualifier=added_literature=pmid:25757193;curatorName=ucb@sanger.ac.uk;~iprscan;InterPro:IPR009061 : Putative DNA binding;Superfamily:SSF46955; score=1.65E-17;query 235-305;description=Putative DNA-binding domain superfamily), with amino-acid sequence MSDNSQSQNEEDEQNYYHIFYENNLVNDINYFDDSLPHINFYLKFQNKRFLESFFDDVKNDNEIFPPNVEPPDDDVQLCEVQNEENKIKEIRKSKNSELLTDGGFYIDNDSEIECYYENIKKNDNDITNLITNIRGEKNVIDYSYLERNHEFTKKANMIFQKNKEKFIFSIERGNINCSCNKGNDCLDCRPICDDNSEIILKEICFLCNKKKKVNKTLSSIKIYVCYDCKSTDSNFRMISLTKLINKYSISTNDLIKHEKELALLSTKNPRGYSKNMKLYFLFQIKEIAIRKYGSLHKVKSLYNSKILNLKNVNNNNKDNCLKTGKEKKKKKKNIHKYKKPKTIYSNDHIKNMEKNKIICEDNNHEFDNPICINTDDNIYIKKCIKCQYELEFIDF